One genomic segment of Pseudomonas sp. p1(2021b) includes these proteins:
- a CDS encoding mechanosensitive ion channel family protein: MDIQRLWKDALDLWGTLDQHPMLHAALALVVLLVISLLIGRLARFMVLHASRLLARQQPLKWLDDLRHNKVFHRLAQTTPSLVIQFGLKLVPELGETAQHFLGNVALAFTLLFMTMALSCLLDALLDIYARTEHARTRSIKGYVQLAKMMLWIFAAIVIVATLIDRSPLLLLSGLGAMSAVLLLVYKDTLLSFVASVQLTSNDMLHVGDWIEMPQVGADGDVVDITLHTVKVQNFDKTIVSIPTWRLMSESFRNWRGMQQSGGRRIKRSLFIDAAGVRFLTAEEEQRLGQVRLLGDYLKQKRQELSTWNESLGPVAELAANRRKLTNIGTFRAFALAYLKNHPDVQQGMTCMVRQMQTTAEGVPLEIYCFTTTTAWAEYERIQGDIFDYLLAVLPEFGLSLYQQPSGNDMRIGLAARPLATHEPQRLSELSEA, encoded by the coding sequence ATGGATATCCAACGACTCTGGAAAGACGCCCTCGACCTCTGGGGCACCCTCGACCAACACCCCATGCTGCACGCCGCCCTGGCCCTGGTGGTCCTGCTGGTCATTTCCCTGCTCATCGGCCGCCTGGCCCGCTTCATGGTGCTGCATGCCAGCCGCCTGCTGGCCCGTCAGCAACCGCTCAAGTGGCTCGACGACCTGCGCCACAACAAGGTCTTCCACCGCCTGGCCCAGACCACGCCCTCACTGGTGATCCAGTTCGGCCTGAAGCTGGTGCCGGAGCTGGGCGAAACCGCCCAGCACTTCCTCGGCAACGTGGCCCTGGCCTTCACCCTGCTGTTCATGACCATGGCCCTGTCGTGCCTGCTCGATGCCCTGCTGGACATCTACGCCCGCACCGAACACGCCCGCACACGCTCGATCAAGGGCTACGTGCAGCTGGCCAAGATGATGCTATGGATCTTCGCCGCCATCGTCATCGTCGCCACCCTCATCGACCGCTCGCCGCTGCTGCTGCTTTCGGGTCTGGGTGCCATGTCGGCCGTGCTGCTGTTGGTCTACAAGGACACCTTGCTGTCGTTCGTCGCCAGCGTGCAGTTGACCAGCAACGACATGCTGCACGTCGGCGACTGGATCGAGATGCCCCAGGTCGGTGCCGACGGCGACGTGGTGGACATCACCCTGCACACGGTCAAGGTACAGAACTTCGACAAGACCATCGTTTCCATCCCCACCTGGCGCCTGATGAGCGAGTCGTTCCGTAACTGGCGCGGCATGCAGCAGTCCGGCGGGCGGCGCATCAAGCGCAGCCTGTTCATCGACGCCGCCGGCGTGCGCTTTCTCACCGCCGAAGAAGAACAGCGCTTGGGCCAGGTCCGCCTGCTGGGCGACTACCTGAAACAAAAGCGCCAGGAACTGAGCACCTGGAACGAATCCCTGGGGCCGGTGGCCGAACTTGCCGCCAACCGCCGCAAGCTGACCAACATCGGCACCTTCCGCGCCTTCGCCCTGGCCTACCTGAAGAACCACCCCGACGTGCAGCAAGGCATGACCTGCATGGTCCGCCAGATGCAGACCACCGCCGAGGGCGTGCCGCTGGAGATCTACTGCTTCACCACCACCACGGCATGGGCCGAGTACGAACGCATCCAGGGCGATATCTTCGATTACCTGCTGGCGGTGTTGCCCGAGTTCGGCTTGAGCCTGTACCAGCAACCCAGCGGCAATGACATGCGTATCGGGCTTGCCGCCAGGCCTCTGGCCACTCACGAGCCGCAACGGTTGAGCGAACTGAGCGAGGCTTGA